A genome region from Arachis duranensis cultivar V14167 chromosome 6, aradu.V14167.gnm2.J7QH, whole genome shotgun sequence includes the following:
- the LOC107491983 gene encoding probable serine/threonine-protein kinase PBL25, which yields MNCFPCFTSQKSKKSSSSKDFSPPPQEQEQVVARPPDIKKPKAEDINQVDTSNIKAHNFTFRELATATKNFRQEMLMGEGGFGRVYKGTIPATGQVVAVKQLDRNGMQGGSKEFLVEVLTLSLMSHENLVKLTGYCADGDQRLLVYEFMPAGSLEKRLLERGPEQPPLDWYVRMKIASDAAKGLWYLHDMANPPVIFRDLKSSNILLDNDNNAKLSDYGLAKLAGKDKMNIVPTRVMGTYGYSAPEYVRTGQLTLKSDVYSFGVVLLELITGRRAVDTTRPNDEQNLVSWAQPIFRDPKKYPEMADPLLKGKFPEKDLNQVVAIAAMCLQEESAARPLMSDVVTALSFLSTTPPPEANPQPEPELDPEPEPEPEPEPEPEPEPKPIPAPAPAPLSAARSAKSEASASVSGSGSDSASDSGSYSQSQSDYDGSDGESDYYEEDEDKRSYSPQDSIQSREFYSKSSRKSSTRSSSRAHSDVTSNSEDERRGPSPRKASRKHLSQKISKKSSSKEKELGQNSSKKAASRKNRELKQKSSRNKDREFSQKSSKKKPSSSSKRRTGVGPEESKSRDEGEAMLSERSSREDISYGHDNQESSESIPFEYERSKEPSAIPPLPPTASTLT from the exons ATGAATTGCTTTCCGTGCTTCACTTCtcaaaaaagcaagaaaagcagTAGCAGCAAGGATTTTTCTCCTCCTCCACAGGAACAGGAACAAGTTGTAGCAAGACCACCAG aTATAAAGAAACCAAAGGCAGAAGACATAAACCAAGTAGACACATCGAATATTAAAGCACACAATTTCACATTCCGTGAGCTAGCAACTGCAACAAAGAATTTCCGGCAAGAAATGTTGATGGGTGAAGGTGGCTTTGGCAGAGTCTACAAGGGCACAATCCCTGCAACCGGCCAG GTGGTAGCAGTGAAGCAACTGGACCGAAATGGAATGCaaggaggaagcaaggaatttCTGGTTGAGGTTTTGACTCTAAGCCTCATGAGCCATGAGAATCTCGTCAAACTCACTGGTTATTGTGCCGATGGTGATCAACGTCTTTTGGTGTATGAATTCATGCCTGCTGGCTCTCTAGAAAAGCGCCTTCTCG AGCGGGGACCGGAGCAACCTCCATTAGATTGGTACGTGAGAATGAAGATAGCATCTGATGCGGCAAAAGGACTATGGTACTTGCACGACATGGCGAATCCCCCTGTCATATTCAGGGACTTGAAATCCTCCAACATCTTGCTGGACAATGATAACAATGCAAAGCTATCCGATTACGGACTTGCAAAACTTGCTGGTAAAGATAAGATGAATATTGTTCCTACCAGAGTTATGGGCACCTATGGTTATAGTGCCCCTGAATACGTAAGAACAGGTCAACTCACCTTGAAGTCAGATGTCTATAGTTTCGGTGTTGTCTTGCTAGAGCTCATCACTGGACGCCGCGCAGTTGACACCACTAGACCCAACGACGAGCAAAATTTAGTTTCATGG GCGCAACCCATATTTAGAGACCCGAAAAAGTATCCAGAAATGGCAGATCCACTTCTGAAAGGCAAGTTTCCAGAGAAGGATCTGAATCAAGTTGTTGCAATAGCAGCCATGTGCCTACAGGAGGAATCAGCAGCGCGTCCTCTCATGAGTGATGTGGTGACTGCCCTCAGTTTTCTCTCAACAACTCCGCCTCCGGAGGCCAATCCTCAGCCTGAGCCTGAGCTTGATCCCGAGCCTGAGCCAGAGCCTGAGCCTGAGCCTGAGCCAGAGCCTGAGCCTAAGCCTATCCCTGCCCCTGCCCCTGCCCCTCTTTCTGCTGCGCGCTCGGCCAAGAGTGAAGCATCCGCAAGTGTGAGTGGCAGCGGCAGTGACAGCGCAAGTGATAGTGGAAGCTACAGCCAGAGCCAGAGCGATTATGATGGATCTGATGGTGAATCAGACTActatgaagaggatgaagataaaCGAAGCTACAGCCCACAAGATAGTATACAATCTAGGGAATTCTACTCCAAGTCAAGCCGCAAAAGCAGCACCAGATCATCGTCCAGGGCTCACAGCGATGTAACTTCGAATTCCGAAGATGAAAGGAGAGGACCATCCCCACGCAAAGCCAGTAGGAAACATTTAAGCCAGAAGATTAGCAAGAAGTCTTCCAGCAAGGAAAAAGAATTAGGCCAGAATAGCAGTAAGAAAGCTGCTTCTCGGAAGAACAGAGAATTAAAGCAGAAGAGTAGCAGAAACAAAGATAGAGAATTTAGCCAAAAGAGCAGTAAGAAAAAACCATCATCTTCTTCAAAGAGGAGAACCGGGGTGGGACCAGAAGAGTCAAAGTCAAGGGATGAAGGTGAAGCCATGCTTAGTGAGAGATCATCACGAGAGGATATATCTTACGGTCACGACAACCAAGAGAGTAGTGAGAGCATCCCATTCGAGTATGAACGCAGCAAGGAACCATCAGCTATCCCGCCATTGCCACCAACAGCAAGCACTCTCACATAA